From one Dama dama isolate Ldn47 chromosome 4, ASM3311817v1, whole genome shotgun sequence genomic stretch:
- the LOC133054787 gene encoding vomeronasal type-1 receptor 4-like translates to MASNFFRIGMIILTQTVVGILGNFSLLCSYIILHFMGYRLMSTDLILKHLIVATSLVLLSKGVPQTMAVFGWKHIRSDVGCKLLFFLHRVGRGVSISSICLLSVFQVITISPWNSRWAALKVTAPKYVFLSIFLCWILQVLVNVIFPFHMTGKWSDKNITEERDYGYCSSIVTDKTDDALYAALLLFPDVLCLGLTLWASSSMVLILYRHKQQVQHIRRTDASSRSSPESRATNSILLLGSTFVCFYILSSICQVLLALFDQPSRFLVDITIIIAACFPTVSPFLLMSHNSSVHRLYFAGIRSAKSSTIMRKV, encoded by the coding sequence ATGGCTAGCAACTTTTTCAGGATAGGCATGATAATCTTAACACAGACTGTGGTTGGAATCCTGGGGAATTTCTCACTCCTTTGCAGTTATATCATCCTTCACTTCATGGGTTACAGGTTAATGTCCACGGATTTGATCCTTAAGCACCTGATTGTGGCAACCTCCTTGGTCCTCCTCTCTAAAGGGGTCCCCCAGACAATGGCAGTCTTTGGGTGGAAGCATATCCGCAGTGATGTTGGGTGcaaacttctcttctttctgcacagagtggggaggggagtgtcCATCAGTAGCATCTGCCTCTTGAGTGTCTTTCAGGTGATCACGATTAGTCCCTGGAACTCCAGGTGGGCAGCGCTGAAAGTAACAGCTCCCAAGTACGTGTTTCTCTCTATTTTCCTGTGTTGGATCCTGCAAGTGCTGGtaaatgtcatttttcctttccatATGACTGGCAAATGGAGTGACAAAAACATCACAGAGGAAAGAGATTATGGCTACTGTTCTTCTATTGTTACTGACAAAACTGACGACGCCTTGTATGCAGCATTGCTATTATTCCCTGATGTTTTATGTTTGGGGCTCACCCTCTGGGCCAGCAGCTCCATGGTTCTCATCCTGTACAGACATAAGCAGCAGGTCCAGCACATTCGTAGGACTGATGcctcctccaggtcctcccctGAGTCCAGAGCTACTAATTCCATCCTTCTCCTCGGGAGCACCTTTGTCtgcttttatattctttcctccatCTGTCAAGTTCTTTTGGCTCTTTTTGATCAGCCCAGCCGGTTCCTTGTGGACATCACTATAATCATTGCAGCGTGTTTCCCAACTGTCAGCCCCTTTCTGCTAATGAGCCATAACTCCAGTGTACACAGGCTGTATTTTGCCGGGATAAGAAGTGCAAAGTCCTCTACTATTATGAGAAAagtgtaa
- the LOC133054795 gene encoding vomeronasal type-1 receptor 4-like, with protein MASSFLIIGMIILTQTVVGIPGNFSLLCSSIIFHFMGYRLRSTDLILKHLIVANSLVLFSKGVPHTMAVFGWKHIRSDVGCKLLFFLHRVGRGESISSICLLNVFQAITISPWKSRWAALKVTAPKYMVPSIFLCWILQMLVNVIFPIYINSKISDRNNTSSKDFGYCSTILTDQKSRKTRHALSTALLLFPDVLCLGLTLWAGSSMVLILYRHKQQVQHIRRTDASFRSSPESRATKSILLLGSTFVYFIYFPPSVKIFWLFLIHPASSLWTSL; from the coding sequence ATGGCCAGCAGCTTTCTCATAATAGGCATGATCATCTTAACACAGACCGTGGTTGGAATTCCGGGGAATTTCTCACTCCTTTGCAGTTCTATCATCTTTCACTTCATGGGTTACAGGTTAAGGTCCACAGATTTGATCCTTAAGCACCTGATTGTGGCCAACTCCTTGGTCCTCTTCTCTAAAGGAGTCCCACACACAATGGCAGTCTTTGGGTGGAAGCATATCCGCAGTGATGTTGGCTGcaaacttctcttctttctgcacagagtggggaggggagagtccATCAGTAGTATCTGCCTCTTGAATGTCTTTCAGGCAATCACGATCAGTCCCTGGAAGTCCAGGTGGGCAGCACTGAAAGTAACAGCTCCCAAGTACATGGTTCCCTCTATTTTCCTGTGTTGGATCCTGCAAATGCTGGTAAATGTCATTTTTCCTATCTATATAAATAGCAAAATAAGTGACAGAAACAACACAAGCAGTAAAGATTTTGGATACTGTTCTACTATTCTTACTGACCAGAAGAGTAGAAAAACCAGACACGCCTTGTCTACAGCATTGCTGTTGTTCCCTGATGTTTTATGTTTGGGGCTCACACTCTGGGCTGGCAGCTCCATGGTTCTCATCCTGTACAGACATAAGCAGCAGGTCCAGCACATTCGTAGGACTGACGCCTCCTTCAGGTCCTCCCCTGAGTCCAGAGCTACTAAATCCATCCTTCTCCTCGGGAGCacctttgtctattttatatactttcCTCCATCTGTCAAGATCTTTTGGCTCTTTTTGATCCACCCAGCCAGTTCCTTGTGGACATCACTATAA